The proteins below come from a single Trachemys scripta elegans isolate TJP31775 chromosome 16, CAS_Tse_1.0, whole genome shotgun sequence genomic window:
- the LOC117889019 gene encoding IgGFc-binding protein-like — MGRRGFAFPPDFKQVLFIFSQVFFLLGLFWFLPPASAQRTNTTGTCQTETLGREFITSYMDDCGNSSQFEVQITGYFAFTSVSVSISNYQFDKKIMVNWGEMVRVSLPESVGIKGTTNFSNVVLVKADKDISVVSVSNKHVSPETTVLYPVSSLGNEHYIVTPSTESLDSYPAFSVMTYQEPNSVEVHVKGKLHYLIQDNSTGSRLTIKLHAFQGIQFQGIGDLSGTRIVSEKPVAILVGQRCFCNNTKCNHVFEQLLPVCSWGTKYIVPPLPRQKVDEIVYITASRNTTVLYQLGEQAETVTLAEGSVLQRPVKPWIPVYISANVGIQVVFYSVGAPLPNSSHAFLMNVPDVASYCQMYSINAQEGFENFALMVANTSETGAIILDNQPVRNVVWNRVPGTEFVWSMRTLAPAIRSHAVEHPSSPFALLSVSTAAMDSYGIPGSCRKSE; from the exons ATTTTAAACAAGTTTTGTTCATCTTCTCTCAAGTGTTTTTCCTCCTTGGACTGTTCTGGTTTCTACCACCAGCAAGTGCCCAGAGGACAAACACAACTG GCACATGTCAGACTGAGACTCTAGGAAGAGAATTCATCACCTCCTACATGGACGACTGTGGGAACTCTAGTCAATTTGAAGTGCAAATTACTGGCTACTTTGCCTTCACTTCAGTGTCTGTTTCCATCTCCAATTACCAGTTTGATAAGAAGATTATGGTAAATTGGGGAGAGATGGTGCGGGTCAGCCTACCAGAGTCAGTGGGAATTAAGGGCACTACCAATTTCTCCAATGTGGTCCTAGTCAAGGCTGACAAAGATATCTCAGTAGTGTCCGTCAGCAACAAACATGTGAGCCCTGAGACCACTGTGCTGTATCCTGTCTCCAGCTTGGGAAATGAACACTACATAGTGACTCCCTCTACAGAATCCTTAGATAGTTACCCAGCGTTCTCTGTTATGACATACCAAGAGCCCAACTCCGTGGAGGTCCATGTGAAAGGCAAGTTACATTACCTAATACAGGACAACTCCACTGGCTCCAGACTGACAATTAAACTCCATGCTTTCCAAGGCATCCAGTTTCAAGGCATAGGAGATCTGTCTGGCACCAGGATTGTCTCAGAAAAGCCAGTGGCCATCTTGGTTGGCCAGAGGTGTTTTTGTAATAACACTAAATGCAACCATGTCTTTGAGCAGCTCCTACCAGTTTGCAGCTGGGGTACAAAATACATCGTTCCTCCCTTACCCAGGCAGAAAGTAGATGAAATAGTCTACATCACTGCTTCCCGGAACACAACTGTGTTGTATCAACTAGGGGAACAGGCAGAGACTGTTACTCTAGCAGAAGGCAGTGTACTCCAGCGTCCTGTCAAGCCCTGGATCCCAGTCTACATCTCTGCTAATGTGGGCATCCAGGTGGTGTTCTACAGCGTGGGTGCACCTCTCCCTAATTCCTCCCACGCCTTTCTGATGAATGTTCCAGATGTTGCCAGTTACTGCCAGATGTATTCTATAAATGCCCAGGAGGGCTTCGAGAACTTTGCCTTGATGGTGGCCAATACATCAGAGACTGGCGCCATCATCCTAGACAATCAGCCTGTAAGGAATGTGGTGTGGAACCGAGTCCCTGGCACTGAGTTCGTTTGGAGCATGCGTACGCTTGCACCTGCCATCAGATCCCATGCTGTGGAACATCCCAGCTCTCCGTTTGCACTCCTGAGTGTTAGCACTGCCGCCATGGACAGCTATGGGATTCCAGGTTCCTGCAGGAAGAGTGAGTAG
- the LOC117888472 gene encoding adhesion G protein-coupled receptor E3-like: MCKDFFLKGNNSELCSFMNSTLVNLETMCAQNKTVSLKDFAQPFGSFLNGVTLSAGGNDRKREVDSAVTFVLQIVELAALTAALKNGNQTVTTESMAIETLLVVPAAGPCDEVFRLRALNETMDIHCDTVTKAATEDSWAVAFISYFTLDSIIDKRFLNEGDLMADEKLRNCHLNSRVVSGAVGDGRLMNLSKPVNFTLRHRQAKKEEEEALCVHWKFIAGRGFWAEDGCTVLHTNSTHTICSCDHLSSFALLMGHTEVEVSHCQTQIKGLNSELLT, from the exons ATGTGCAAAGATTTCTTTCTGAAG GGCAACAACAGTGAATTGTGCTCCTTCATGAATTCAACCTTAGTGAATTTGGAGACCATGTGTGCCCAGAATAAAACAGTATCGCTGAAG GATTTTGCTCAACCCTTTGGTTCCTTCCTGAATGGCGTCACTCTCAGTGCTGGTGGGAATGACAGGAAGAGGGAGGTGGACTCTGCCGTGACGTTCGTTCTGCAGATTGTGGAATTGGCTGCACTGACGGCTGCTTTGAAGAATGGGAACCAGACTGTGACAACAGAGTCTATGG CTATCGAGACGCTCCTCGTTGTCCCGGCTGCAGGTCCCTGTGATGAGGTCTTCAGACTGAGAGCTCTGAATGAGACAATGGACATTCACTGCGATACGGTCACCAAAGCAGCCACAGAAG attctTGGGCTGTTGCTTTTATTTCTTACTTCACCCTGGACTCCATCATTGACAAGAGATTTCTCAACGAGGGAGATCTAATGGCTGATGAGAAATTGAGGAATTGTCACCTGAATTCCAGGGTGGTGAGTGGGGCTGTCGGAGATGGGAGGCTCATGAACCTCTCCAAACCTGTGAACTTCACCCTGCGCCATAGACAG gcaaagaaagaagaggaagaggctCTCTGCGTTCACTGGAAATTCATCGCTGGGAGAGGCTTCTGGGCTGAGGATGGCTGCACCGTTCTCCACACGAACAGCACTCACACCATCTGCAGCTGTGACCATCTCTCCAGCTTTGCGCTTCTTATGGGTCACACCGAAGTGGAGGTATCTCACTGTCAGACTCAGATCAAAGGGCTGAACTCTGAGCTCCTGACCTAG
- the LOC117888477 gene encoding adhesion G protein-coupled receptor E2-like, producing the protein MGSLRLPLSRLLTFKAIAQLFILGCTWSLGLFQVSSAKMVMAYLFTIVNSLQGVFIFLVHCLLNRQVREEYRRWIKGTRKSSPPTQTFSLSRSTVTTSPKMAPCITGCGMGWEGADGPSPTKS; encoded by the exons ATGGGATCTCTCCGTCTGCCTTTATCCAGATTACTGACTTTTAAAGCTATCGCCCAGCTATTCATTCTGGGCTGCACGTGGAGTCTTGGTCTCTTCCAAGTCAGCTCAGCAAAAATGGTCATGGCGTATTTATTCACCATTGTCAACAGCCTGCAGGGAGTCTTCATCTTCCTGGTGCACTGTCTCCTCAATCGCCAG GTGAGAGAGGAGTACAGGAGATGGATTAAAGGCACAAGAAAATCCAGCCCCCCAACCCAAACATTTAGTCTGTCCAGGTCCACTGTCACTACCAGCCCCAAGATG GCTCCATGCATCACTGGCTGTGGAATGGGCTGGGAAGGTGCAGATGGGCCATCCCCAACAAAGAGTTAG